The proteins below come from a single Ruegeria sp. SCSIO 43209 genomic window:
- a CDS encoding transglycosylase SLT domain-containing protein — protein MPIQNLLIAALMFLAQAADAATTAALCDRAAQRAALAEDVPLDVLKAIARVETGRTQNGALEPWPWTVNREGQGYWFASEVEAKSYVFDIFKSGVRSFDVGCFQINYRWHGKAFRSIDAMFDPDENATYAARFLAQLYAELGSWPAAAGAYHSRTQHLAASYSDRFQTVLAQLDGSGTAHERDPFTASASPLIPLNAHPVGQNALGSLVPETSTATAFIAFN, from the coding sequence ATGCCAATTCAAAACCTCCTGATTGCGGCGCTTATGTTTTTGGCGCAGGCCGCAGACGCGGCGACAACGGCAGCTCTTTGTGACCGCGCAGCGCAACGGGCTGCGCTGGCCGAAGACGTTCCGCTCGATGTTCTAAAGGCAATTGCCCGCGTAGAAACAGGCCGCACGCAAAACGGAGCACTGGAACCCTGGCCATGGACCGTCAATCGTGAAGGACAGGGATATTGGTTTGCCTCCGAGGTTGAGGCAAAGTCCTACGTGTTCGACATCTTCAAATCCGGTGTACGCAGCTTTGACGTCGGTTGCTTTCAGATCAACTATCGCTGGCACGGCAAGGCTTTTCGCTCGATCGACGCGATGTTCGATCCGGATGAAAACGCAACCTATGCGGCGCGGTTTCTGGCCCAGCTTTATGCGGAGCTTGGATCATGGCCTGCCGCTGCCGGCGCCTACCACTCGCGCACGCAGCACCTTGCGGCCTCATATTCTGATCGTTTTCAGACCGTCCTGGCGCAGCTGGATGGCTCGGGCACAGCCCACGAACGCGATCCATTCACAGCATCTGCCAGTCCGCTCATCCCGCTGAACGCTCATCCGGTCGGCCAGAACGCGCTGGGATCACTGGTTCCCGAAACCTCTACAGCCACCGCCTTTATCGCTTTCAATTAG
- a CDS encoding Lrp/AsnC family transcriptional regulator: MDQLDRRIIAALQHNARDSTTLIASKLGVARTTVHERINRMEERGVIAGYSVVLRETEDTPRVQIIVLLEVQQKETTRIIKRLEAYPEVKLCLSINGEFDLLLSAEAPRIEDLDILVDELARIPGVSRTNTSVVFGRKIDRN, from the coding sequence ATGGACCAGCTTGACCGACGCATCATCGCCGCTTTGCAACACAATGCACGCGATTCGACGACCCTCATCGCCTCTAAGCTTGGCGTCGCCCGAACAACGGTGCATGAACGCATCAATCGAATGGAAGAGCGGGGCGTCATCGCTGGTTACTCGGTCGTCCTGCGCGAAACCGAAGATACGCCACGCGTTCAGATCATCGTCCTGCTTGAAGTGCAGCAGAAAGAGACCACACGTATCATCAAGCGGCTTGAAGCTTATCCCGAGGTCAAACTGTGTTTGTCGATCAATGGCGAATTTGACCTGCTGCTTTCCGCCGAAGCGCCACGGATCGAAGACCTCGACATTCTGGTCGATGAACTTGCGCGCATCCCTGGCGTGTCGCGCACCAACACCAGCGTGGTCTTCGGTCGAAAGATTGATCGGAACTAA
- a CDS encoding MFS transporter, whose translation MLSILRNRTYRHLLAAQVVALTGTGLATVALGLLAFDLAGEAAGMVLGTALTIKMIAYVTVAPLAAAFAERLDRRRMLVALDLVRAVVALCLPFVSEIWQVYVLIFVLQSASAGFTPAFQATIPDVLTNEQDYTKALSLSRLAYDLESLLSPMLAATLLLFVSFDSLFLGTCIGFVASALLVVSATLPSPKPSQPRGIYDRTTRGIRIYLKTPRLRGLLALSWSAAALSSMVIVNTVVIVRGDLGLSESAVAIALAGFGGGSMLAAFALPRLLDHIPERRVMLGGASLATGTMAAAALLSATLPMTLGLLTTTWLLVGFGYSSTLTPSGRLLTRSAHPEDRPAVFAAQFTLSHACWMVLYPLAGWLMTRFGVTVAMAGMVTAAILGLVLVLIAWPRREDNAVVHNHPDLPQDHPHLSGPKPHAHPIIIDELHPRYPHQP comes from the coding sequence ATGCTCAGCATCCTGAGAAACCGTACCTACAGACACCTGTTGGCCGCGCAGGTCGTGGCACTGACCGGAACCGGGTTGGCGACGGTTGCCTTGGGGCTGTTAGCCTTTGATCTGGCCGGAGAGGCCGCCGGGATGGTCCTTGGCACCGCCCTGACGATCAAAATGATCGCCTATGTCACCGTTGCCCCGCTTGCTGCTGCCTTTGCCGAGCGGCTGGATCGTCGCCGGATGCTGGTTGCACTGGATCTGGTGCGCGCTGTGGTTGCGCTCTGCCTGCCTTTCGTGTCCGAAATCTGGCAGGTCTACGTGCTGATCTTTGTGCTGCAATCCGCCTCAGCCGGATTTACACCCGCGTTTCAGGCCACCATCCCGGATGTGCTGACCAACGAACAGGACTATACCAAAGCCTTGTCCCTGTCGCGGCTGGCTTACGATCTGGAAAGCCTGCTGAGCCCGATGCTGGCCGCCACCTTGCTGCTGTTCGTCAGTTTCGACAGCCTGTTTCTGGGCACCTGTATCGGTTTTGTCGCCTCGGCCCTGCTTGTGGTGTCTGCAACTTTGCCCTCACCCAAACCATCCCAGCCGCGTGGCATCTATGACCGCACAACGCGCGGCATTCGAATTTACCTTAAAACCCCGCGCCTGCGGGGCCTGCTGGCGCTGAGTTGGAGCGCGGCCGCGCTCAGTTCGATGGTCATCGTCAACACGGTCGTGATCGTGCGCGGCGATCTTGGTCTTTCTGAAAGCGCCGTTGCCATCGCGCTGGCCGGGTTCGGTGGCGGTTCGATGCTCGCGGCATTTGCACTGCCACGCCTTCTGGATCACATTCCAGAGCGTCGCGTCATGCTGGGTGGTGCATCATTGGCGACGGGCACCATGGCAGCAGCGGCGCTGCTATCTGCCACCCTACCGATGACGCTGGGCTTACTGACAACGACCTGGCTATTGGTCGGCTTTGGATACTCCAGCACGTTGACGCCCTCGGGCCGCCTGCTGACCCGATCCGCCCACCCCGAAGATCGACCCGCTGTGTTTGCCGCACAGTTCACTCTGTCTCATGCTTGCTGGATGGTGCTTTATCCCCTGGCCGGGTGGCTGATGACCCGCTTTGGCGTAACTGTGGCCATGGCCGGAATGGTAACTGCCGCGATTCTGGGTCTGGTTCTTGTGCTCATTGCCTGGCCACGGCGCGAAGACAATGCGGTGGTCCATAATCATCCTGACCTTCCACAGGATCACCCCCACCTGTCTGGGCCAAAACCTCATGCGCATCCGATCATCATTGATGAACTGCATCCCCGTTATCCGCACCAACCTTGA
- a CDS encoding ribonuclease D — MANHLYKNDLPDGLDLGPIVAIDCETMGLNPHRDRLCVVQMSGGDGNSHIVQVENGQTQAPNLCAMLENPNVLKLFHFGRFDIAAMYHTFGALAAPVYCTKIASRLVRTYTDRHGLKNLCQELIGVDISKQQQMSDWGAETLTDAQLDYAASDVLYLHQLRDALDGRLAREGRTEMAQACFDFLPMRAKLDLAGWPETDIFAHS, encoded by the coding sequence GTGGCGAACCATCTGTATAAAAATGACCTGCCGGACGGGTTGGATTTGGGCCCCATCGTGGCCATCGACTGTGAAACTATGGGGCTGAATCCGCATCGGGATCGCCTGTGCGTAGTCCAGATGTCCGGAGGGGATGGCAACAGCCATATCGTTCAGGTCGAGAATGGGCAGACGCAGGCACCGAACCTTTGCGCGATGCTGGAGAACCCGAATGTTTTGAAGCTGTTCCACTTTGGTCGCTTTGATATCGCTGCGATGTATCACACCTTTGGCGCTTTGGCCGCTCCGGTCTATTGCACCAAGATCGCCAGCCGGTTGGTGCGCACCTATACTGATCGTCATGGTCTTAAGAATCTGTGTCAGGAACTGATTGGCGTCGATATCTCGAAGCAGCAGCAGATGAGCGATTGGGGCGCTGAAACGCTGACGGATGCCCAGTTGGACTATGCGGCATCGGATGTTTTGTACCTGCACCAACTGCGGGATGCACTGGACGGACGTCTGGCCCGCGAAGGCCGCACCGAAATGGCGCAGGCGTGTTTTGACTTCCTGCCAATGCGTGCGAAGCTTGACCTCGCAGGCTGGCCCGAAACCGATATTTTTGCGCACTCATGA
- a CDS encoding SIS domain-containing protein produces the protein MTDTEAFLRTARQVVTDEARALEVLAESLDEHFAEAVQLILQATGRIIISGIGKSGHIGHKIAATLASTGTPAYFVHPAEASHGDLGMVSKGDVVLAISNSGEAPELANLLAFTRRFGIPLIGLSSKPESTLMKQADVHLLIPSLGEACGFGMVPSISTTLTLAMGDALAIALMKYRDFKPEDFRAYHPGGKLGAQLSTVRDLMHEDLPLVTAGTPMSEALLVMSQKSFGVVGVTDQAGRLLGIVTDGDLRRNMDGLLSKNTEEVMTENPMTIAPSAMAEEAVAVMNDRKITSLFVVDPDTNGPALGLLHIHDCLRVGLG, from the coding sequence ATGACTGACACCGAAGCATTCCTCAGAACCGCCCGGCAGGTCGTTACCGACGAAGCCCGCGCATTGGAGGTCCTTGCCGAAAGCTTGGACGAGCATTTCGCCGAAGCCGTGCAACTGATCCTGCAGGCCACTGGCCGCATCATTATCAGTGGTATCGGCAAATCCGGCCATATTGGCCACAAGATCGCGGCGACTCTGGCCAGCACTGGTACACCCGCCTATTTTGTCCATCCCGCCGAAGCCAGCCATGGTGATTTGGGCATGGTCTCGAAAGGCGATGTGGTCCTTGCGATCTCGAACTCAGGTGAAGCGCCGGAACTGGCGAACTTGCTGGCCTTTACGCGTCGCTTTGGAATTCCGCTGATCGGGTTGTCGAGCAAGCCGGAAAGCACCTTGATGAAACAGGCGGATGTGCATCTGCTTATCCCGTCACTGGGAGAGGCCTGTGGTTTTGGGATGGTGCCTTCAATCTCGACGACGCTGACCCTTGCGATGGGCGACGCGCTGGCGATTGCGCTGATGAAGTACCGGGATTTCAAACCCGAAGATTTCCGCGCTTACCACCCCGGTGGAAAGTTGGGGGCGCAACTGTCTACTGTGCGTGATCTGATGCATGAAGATTTGCCCTTGGTGACCGCTGGCACCCCGATGAGCGAGGCGCTGCTGGTCATGAGTCAGAAGAGCTTTGGTGTTGTGGGAGTCACTGATCAGGCAGGTCGTTTGCTGGGTATTGTGACCGATGGCGACCTGCGCAGGAACATGGACGGACTATTGAGCAAAAACACCGAAGAGGTGATGACCGAAAACCCAATGACCATTGCGCCAAGTGCCATGGCGGAGGAGGCGGTTGCAGTCATGAACGATCGCAAGATCACGTCACTCTTTGTGGTTGATCCTGACACAAATGGCCCAGCCTTGGGTCTGCTGCACATACATGACTGTCTGCGTGTAGGATTGGGTTAG
- a CDS encoding LptA/OstA family protein, with amino-acid sequence MFDLRVAFLCLAVAVGATPVSAQEAQVAFGSVNADPTLPVEVTSETLNVNQEDGSAEFIGNVIVIQGEMRLTADRVLVIYNEERSAIERMEATENVVLVSPPDAAEGDWAEYTIDSGVIEMKGNVLLTQGPSIISGDEMIANLTTGTATMSGRVKTILQQGGN; translated from the coding sequence GTGTTCGATTTACGTGTCGCCTTTTTGTGTCTAGCCGTGGCTGTCGGAGCCACACCTGTTTCTGCACAAGAGGCTCAGGTGGCGTTCGGCTCGGTCAATGCCGACCCGACGCTGCCGGTCGAGGTGACGTCCGAGACATTGAACGTGAATCAGGAAGATGGATCGGCCGAGTTTATCGGCAACGTCATTGTCATCCAGGGTGAGATGCGCCTGACGGCAGACCGGGTTCTTGTCATCTATAACGAAGAACGCTCGGCCATCGAACGGATGGAGGCCACCGAAAACGTGGTTCTGGTCAGTCCGCCCGACGCAGCCGAGGGCGATTGGGCAGAATACACCATCGACTCCGGCGTGATTGAGATGAAGGGCAACGTGTTGCTGACGCAGGGCCCAAGTATCATCAGCGGCGACGAGATGATTGCAAATCTGACGACGGGAACTGCGACGATGTCAGGGCGTGTCAAAACCATTCTGCAACAAGGTGGCAACTGA
- the lptB gene encoding LPS export ABC transporter ATP-binding protein: MNRPELSIAEGSSGLKIEKLRKSYRKKTVIRDVSMELNRSEVVALLGPNGSGKTTTFYSVAGLVFPEAGTVTIDGQSVTTLPMYRRARMGIGYLPQEMSIFRGMSVEDNIASVLDITVKHAHRRKERLEELLSDFSIEHLRRAPALALSGGERRRVEIARCLAADPKYLLLDEPFAGVDPISVGDIRHLVADLKKRGIGVLITDHNVRETLEIVDRAYILHDGQVLMSGTPDEVVENENVRRVYLGENFRIS; the protein is encoded by the coding sequence ATGAACCGGCCCGAACTCTCCATCGCTGAAGGTTCTTCCGGTCTGAAGATCGAAAAGCTACGAAAGTCTTATCGCAAGAAGACCGTCATTCGCGATGTGTCCATGGAATTGAACCGCTCCGAGGTCGTGGCGTTGCTAGGCCCGAACGGATCGGGCAAGACCACCACTTTTTATTCTGTCGCCGGTCTGGTTTTCCCCGAAGCGGGCACGGTCACGATTGATGGGCAGAGCGTCACGACCCTGCCGATGTATCGTCGTGCACGGATGGGGATCGGATATCTGCCGCAGGAGATGTCGATTTTCCGCGGGATGAGCGTTGAAGACAACATCGCTTCGGTTCTAGATATCACGGTTAAACATGCCCATCGCCGCAAGGAGCGGCTGGAAGAGCTGCTATCGGACTTTTCCATCGAACACCTGCGCCGAGCGCCTGCATTGGCATTGTCCGGCGGGGAACGCCGCCGGGTCGAAATTGCGCGCTGTCTGGCCGCCGATCCGAAATATCTGCTGTTGGACGAACCATTTGCGGGTGTCGACCCGATCAGTGTCGGTGATATCCGGCATCTGGTGGCCGATCTGAAAAAGCGTGGCATCGGAGTGCTGATCACGGATCATAACGTCCGGGAAACGCTGGAGATTGTGGATCGGGCCTATATCTTGCATGACGGCCAGGTTTTGATGTCAGGCACGCCCGATGAAGTTGTCGAAAACGAAAATGTTCGCCGGGTCTATCTGGGTGAAAACTTCCGTATTTCATAA
- the hpf gene encoding ribosome hibernation-promoting factor, HPF/YfiA family, protein MRYQISGKQIDIGAALQTHVQTELGEVVGKYAQRPTDANVVFSRSAHEYVCETTVHLSTGLTAQAKAHATEIYAAFEGCCDKMETQLRRYKRRLKDHHKDRSEPVELFGASSYILASDESETADEPESLQPMIVAEMETKIPSLSVGEAVMQMELAGAPVLVFRNENKDGLNVVYRREDGNIGWIDP, encoded by the coding sequence ATGCGTTACCAAATCAGCGGAAAACAGATCGACATCGGTGCGGCCCTGCAGACCCATGTGCAGACCGAACTGGGCGAGGTCGTGGGCAAATATGCCCAGCGGCCTACAGACGCCAACGTCGTCTTTTCCCGTTCGGCGCATGAATATGTATGCGAAACCACCGTGCATCTGTCGACCGGCCTGACCGCACAGGCCAAGGCGCACGCGACCGAGATTTACGCGGCATTCGAAGGCTGCTGCGACAAGATGGAGACACAACTGCGACGCTATAAGCGCCGCCTGAAAGACCACCACAAGGATCGGTCCGAGCCGGTTGAACTCTTTGGCGCGTCCTCTTATATCCTCGCCTCTGACGAATCGGAGACGGCAGACGAACCCGAATCGCTGCAGCCTATGATCGTGGCTGAGATGGAAACCAAGATCCCATCGCTCAGTGTTGGTGAAGCCGTCATGCAGATGGAACTCGCTGGTGCTCCGGTACTGGTTTTCCGAAATGAGAACAAGGACGGATTGAATGTCGTTTATCGCCGCGAGGACGGCAATATCGGTTGGATCGATCCGTAA
- a CDS encoding PTS sugar transporter subunit IIA yields the protein MELSSILKPEAVRVLSAASSKKRLFQEIGDVGAATLGLDAQTIVDSLLERESLGPTGVGHGVALPHARLSELESVSGVFVMLEKPIDFGSVDRQPVDLAFSLFAPEEAGVEHLKALALVSRTLREQSVCAKLRANPDPVKLYAILTEAQSMQAA from the coding sequence ATGGAGCTTTCGAGCATTCTAAAGCCAGAAGCGGTGCGTGTACTGTCCGCTGCTTCCAGCAAGAAGCGTTTGTTTCAGGAAATTGGCGATGTCGGCGCCGCGACGCTTGGGCTGGATGCTCAGACGATCGTAGACAGCCTGCTTGAGAGGGAGAGCCTTGGCCCAACTGGTGTTGGACATGGTGTTGCACTTCCGCACGCACGGCTTTCCGAACTAGAATCGGTTTCGGGTGTGTTTGTCATGCTGGAAAAGCCCATCGACTTCGGTTCGGTCGACCGTCAGCCGGTCGATTTGGCGTTTTCCCTGTTTGCGCCAGAAGAGGCGGGGGTTGAACACCTTAAGGCGCTGGCGTTGGTCTCGCGCACGCTGCGCGAGCAATCGGTCTGCGCCAAGCTGCGGGCCAACCCTGACCCGGTAAAGCTGTATGCCATTCTGACTGAAGCGCAATCGATGCAAGCTGCCTGA
- a CDS encoding CAP domain-containing protein produces MTRILSLLAICFVALAACTDSGTSAIGADGRPLPSVYKIRGNPEKLQFRMLDSVNALRQASGLQQVQLNSQLNAAAATHAKDMARQNRPWHFGSDGSSPLDRAARAGYFGTFLGEAISETFETETETLAAWMQEPGPRAVIMDPRATQMGFAWHQEGGGKIWWTLEMGSGG; encoded by the coding sequence ATGACACGTATTCTTTCTCTACTAGCGATTTGTTTTGTCGCACTTGCGGCATGTACCGATTCGGGCACATCCGCTATTGGCGCCGATGGCAGGCCGCTGCCATCTGTGTACAAAATTCGTGGCAACCCTGAAAAGCTGCAGTTCAGAATGCTGGATTCGGTGAATGCCTTGCGGCAAGCATCTGGCCTGCAACAGGTCCAATTGAACTCGCAACTGAATGCAGCTGCCGCCACTCATGCGAAAGACATGGCGCGACAGAATCGGCCATGGCATTTCGGTTCGGACGGTTCGTCTCCGTTGGATCGCGCGGCGCGCGCCGGTTACTTCGGTACATTCCTGGGTGAAGCGATCTCGGAAACCTTTGAGACCGAGACCGAAACGCTGGCCGCATGGATGCAGGAACCCGGTCCTCGTGCTGTGATCATGGACCCGCGCGCCACCCAGATGGGATTCGCCTGGCACCAAGAAGGCGGTGGCAAGATCTGGTGGACGCTGGAAATGGGATCCGGCGGCTGA
- a CDS encoding L,D-transpeptidase: protein MVKKHILTSTRRGFLAGATASLASPALAQYIPGDPLRPAPEPEAPVRRNVSGFRALDWQPYFSNTRNGAILVDTVSRALHYWSDDQSVYKLYPSSVPLTEELTRRGRTSVIRKVEGPSWSPTPSMKKRNPEWPDYIPPGPDNPLGTHALYLSWKYYRIHGTHDTRKIGRRSSNGCIGLFNDDIAELFSMAKVGTQVLLI, encoded by the coding sequence ATGGTCAAGAAACATATTCTTACATCGACGCGCCGGGGATTCCTGGCCGGTGCAACCGCTAGCTTGGCCTCGCCTGCGTTGGCTCAGTATATTCCGGGCGACCCGCTACGCCCTGCCCCGGAACCGGAAGCTCCGGTACGCCGCAATGTGTCGGGATTCCGTGCGCTGGACTGGCAGCCCTATTTTTCGAACACAAGAAACGGTGCCATTCTGGTGGATACCGTATCCAGAGCGCTGCATTATTGGTCAGATGATCAATCCGTATACAAACTGTACCCCTCTTCGGTGCCTCTGACCGAGGAATTGACCCGTCGCGGACGCACCAGTGTCATTCGCAAGGTGGAAGGCCCAAGCTGGTCACCGACGCCATCGATGAAGAAGCGCAACCCTGAATGGCCGGATTATATTCCGCCGGGTCCTGATAACCCGCTGGGAACACACGCTTTATATCTGAGCTGGAAGTATTATCGCATCCATGGCACCCACGATACGCGTAAAATTGGACGCCGGTCGTCGAACGGGTGCATTGGCTTGTTCAACGATGACATCGCCGAACTGTTTTCTATGGCCAAGGTCGGCACGCAAGTGTTGCTAATTTGA
- the hemH gene encoding ferrochelatase, whose protein sequence is MFDATRPTHAPADHPKVKMGRVGILLANLGTPDDYSYWPMRRYLNEFLSDKRVIDYPAWKWQPILQSIILTKRPFSSGEAYKSIWNHDKGESPLMTITKDQTAKLRAAMQQRYGDRVMLDFCMRYGNPSTPSKVREMVEEGCDRILFFPLYPQYAGATTATANDQFFRALMKETWQPASRTVPAYFDEPAYIDALASSVERAYANMETKPDVLVCSYHGMPQRYLQQGDPYHCQCVKTSRLLKERLGWTDDQLISTFQSRFGPEEWLKPYTVDHVADLARQGKKNIAVIAPAFSADCIETLEEINEEIKESFEEAGGESFTYIPCLNDDDSHIAALSKVIEDNLRGWLD, encoded by the coding sequence ATGTTTGATGCCACTCGTCCAACCCATGCCCCTGCAGACCATCCCAAGGTCAAGATGGGCCGCGTCGGCATCCTGCTGGCTAATCTGGGAACTCCAGATGACTACAGTTATTGGCCTATGCGGCGGTATCTGAACGAGTTCCTGTCGGACAAGCGCGTGATCGACTACCCGGCGTGGAAGTGGCAGCCGATTCTGCAAAGCATCATTCTGACCAAGCGGCCTTTCAGTTCGGGTGAGGCGTACAAGTCAATCTGGAATCACGATAAGGGCGAAAGCCCGTTGATGACGATCACCAAAGATCAGACTGCCAAGCTGCGCGCAGCGATGCAGCAGCGGTATGGCGATCGGGTGATGCTGGATTTTTGCATGCGTTACGGCAATCCTTCAACTCCGTCGAAGGTCCGGGAGATGGTAGAAGAAGGCTGTGATCGCATCCTGTTCTTCCCGCTCTACCCGCAATATGCCGGTGCCACGACTGCTACAGCAAATGATCAGTTCTTCCGCGCGTTGATGAAAGAGACATGGCAGCCTGCCAGCCGAACTGTTCCGGCCTATTTCGACGAACCTGCCTATATCGATGCCTTGGCGAGCTCTGTCGAGCGCGCCTATGCAAATATGGAGACAAAACCGGATGTCCTGGTCTGCTCGTATCACGGTATGCCCCAGCGCTATTTGCAGCAAGGGGACCCCTACCACTGCCAATGCGTGAAAACATCAAGGCTACTGAAAGAGCGTCTGGGATGGACGGATGATCAGCTGATCTCGACCTTTCAATCGCGCTTTGGACCTGAAGAATGGCTGAAGCCCTACACCGTCGATCACGTGGCTGATCTGGCGCGTCAGGGTAAGAAGAACATCGCCGTCATCGCACCTGCCTTCTCTGCCGATTGCATTGAGACGCTGGAAGAGATCAACGAAGAGATCAAAGAGAGCTTCGAAGAGGCGGGTGGTGAATCGTTCACCTATATCCCTTGCCTTAACGACGATGATTCGCATATCGCCGCGCTGAGTAAAGTGATCGAAGACAATCTGCGTGGTTGGTTAGACTAG
- a CDS encoding SAM-dependent methyltransferase, with the protein MKLPSDTAPSLFDRAVLALHRSRVRDEALFLHRAAVDEVQDRLSMVNKTFKAPAVVTPFPHIWEGLWPEARVIRDEDVLDLTPGEHDLLIHAMALHWANDPVGQLIQCHRALKSDGLLLAVCLGGDTLQELRAALGQAEIEVTGGLSPRIAPMAELRDLGGLLQRAGLALPVADKATLSAEYRDLLHLMRDLRAMGETNALADRLKHATRRAVFDKAQDIYAGHYKSPQGRLAATFELICLTGWAPDDSQPKPLRPGSAKMRLADALGTDEGKLPD; encoded by the coding sequence ATGAAGCTTCCGTCCGACACTGCACCCTCTCTGTTTGACCGCGCCGTCCTTGCGCTTCACCGCAGCCGCGTGCGGGACGAGGCGCTTTTCCTGCACCGTGCCGCCGTTGACGAAGTGCAGGATCGTCTGTCCATGGTTAACAAAACCTTTAAGGCGCCCGCCGTCGTGACCCCCTTCCCCCATATCTGGGAGGGGTTGTGGCCCGAGGCTCGGGTGATCAGGGATGAAGATGTTCTCGACCTAACTCCAGGAGAGCATGATCTCTTGATACATGCGATGGCACTGCATTGGGCAAACGACCCGGTCGGCCAACTGATCCAATGCCATCGCGCCCTAAAATCCGACGGATTGCTGTTAGCGGTATGTTTAGGGGGCGACACCCTTCAGGAATTACGCGCGGCCTTGGGTCAAGCCGAGATCGAGGTGACTGGCGGTCTCAGCCCCCGTATTGCTCCCATGGCCGAGCTTCGTGATCTGGGGGGGCTGCTGCAGCGGGCCGGGCTGGCTTTGCCCGTCGCCGACAAGGCGACACTGTCTGCGGAATACCGCGATCTGCTGCATCTGATGCGTGACCTGCGTGCAATGGGAGAAACCAACGCATTGGCCGATCGCCTGAAACACGCGACCCGACGTGCTGTTTTTGACAAAGCGCAAGACATCTATGCCGGACATTACAAATCGCCACAGGGCCGCCTGGCGGCAACATTTGAATTGATCTGTCTGACGGGCTGGGCCCCCGATGACAGCCAACCCAAACCTTTGCGTCCGGGATCCGCCAAGATGCGGCTGGCTGATGCGCTAGGTACGGATGAGGGCAAACTGCCCGATTGA
- a CDS encoding ComF family protein: MIYPPRCLSCGALTESDFGLCGACWRDTPFIGGTVCESCGMPLPGAQDGHRIECDDCLRAPRAWQHGRAALQYQGGAKALILAFKHGDRPELARPAARWMAQAGQELLHPNMLIAPVPLHWTRLIKRRYNQSALLAGHLGREAELSVCPDLLVRTVRTPVLDGKTAVERSLALSNAISLHRKRAPMIRGRDILLVDDVMTSGATLDACARVCRASGANHIFVLVLARVAKDA, encoded by the coding sequence ATGATCTACCCACCGCGTTGCTTGTCCTGCGGAGCACTGACCGAATCCGATTTTGGCCTCTGCGGTGCATGCTGGCGCGACACGCCGTTCATCGGTGGCACCGTCTGCGAAAGCTGCGGCATGCCACTTCCCGGCGCGCAGGACGGACACCGGATTGAATGTGATGACTGCCTCAGGGCACCGCGCGCGTGGCAGCATGGTCGGGCAGCGTTGCAGTATCAGGGGGGCGCGAAGGCACTTATACTTGCCTTTAAGCACGGGGATCGGCCTGAGCTGGCCCGCCCTGCCGCCCGCTGGATGGCCCAAGCCGGGCAAGAGCTGTTGCACCCGAACATGCTGATCGCACCGGTTCCGCTGCACTGGACCCGGCTGATCAAGCGTCGCTACAATCAATCGGCGCTGCTGGCGGGGCATCTGGGCCGGGAAGCGGAGTTGAGTGTCTGCCCCGATCTTCTGGTACGCACGGTACGCACCCCTGTTCTGGATGGAAAAACTGCAGTTGAGCGATCCCTTGCGTTGTCCAACGCCATATCCCTGCACCGAAAACGTGCTCCCATGATCAGAGGCCGGGATATTCTTCTGGTCGATGATGTTATGACCTCGGGTGCGACGTTGGACGCCTGCGCGCGTGTCTGTCGCGCGTCAGGGGCAAATCATATTTTCGTGTTGGTACTGGCGCGCGTTGCCAAGGATGCCTAA
- the grxC gene encoding glutaredoxin 3 — translation MKPVEIYTSPLCGFCHAAKRLLKQKGVEFKEIDVLMHPKRKPEMIQRASGKRTVPQIFVGTTHVGGCDDLYELERQGKLDRLLAA, via the coding sequence ATGAAGCCGGTAGAAATCTACACCTCGCCGCTGTGCGGCTTTTGTCATGCGGCCAAGCGGTTGTTGAAACAGAAAGGCGTCGAATTCAAGGAAATCGACGTGCTGATGCATCCGAAACGCAAACCTGAAATGATCCAGCGCGCGTCAGGAAAACGCACTGTGCCGCAGATTTTTGTGGGTACCACCCATGTTGGTGGGTGCGACGATCTTTATGAGCTTGAACGTCAGGGCAAGCTGGATCGCCTGCTGGCGGCTTGA